The Ascochyta rabiei chromosome 22, complete sequence sequence GCCATTCGGTgttgttgatgatgatggGCTTCGGGGCCACCTTGAACGACTTGATGTACCGCTTTGCCGACGAGTCGGTGAATTTCTTCTGTACCGTGTAGTTGTGATAGCGTCGGGTTCCGAGGTAGTTGTTCAGCGCTTCTTGGACGCGCTCCTGGCGCTCCGGACTGATACGGTACGAACGTTTGGCGTCCATGATGGCTTTCTTTAATGCTTTGACTGCTTCTTCAAGAGCGGGCTTATTCACGATGCCGGAGGGGAGCGGGATAGAACCGTCGGTCTGGTCATCAAAAGTTGTGGTGGGATGCTGAGCCTCAATCTTTTCAACCGCCTCCTTGGCATCGTCGACTTGCATGGCTTCGTCGGCGTCTGACTTTGCAGTTTCGGCAGCAGCTTCTTCGCTTGAGGCTTTCGCGGCTTCAGCGTCCTTGGCATCTTTCAGCGCCTCGTCGATTGAAGCCTCGATGACAGGGTCCGTGTCCTCGGGCGCGTCGGTAGAATCAGCAATGTACAGAGCCTCTTCTACGAGCGGCTTTATCGAATCATCCAGTGTGGCCAGGATAGGTTTGATGGACTTCTCCTCGACCTCCGACCAGAAGTCTGCCACCTCAGCCTGCCTCTTCTTGTACCCTTCAACGTCGCCCGCCTTCTCTGCTTCCTCGACCAGCTTCTTGCCTAGGTAGCTCGATGGGTGCGGCGGGAGGAATGAATGTGTCGGGATGAGGTACTCGTACCATCGTGAGTCGCAGGCTTGGTAGCAGCTGAACGACCCTACGGTCCGCTGAATGCCCCATACTCGAATCTGTTCGGAGAGGTTGGCGTTGATCTTCTCCACAATATCATCGTCCTCGATGATCAGCTTCAAGGAAATGACGTTGCCGGCAGCGTGGACACCCTTGTCGGTACGTGCGCAGCGCACAAGTGCGGACTTCTTTGGGTCGTCGGCGTTCGCTTTCGATATCGCGCCGGCAGCGACAAACGCCTTGAAGAGATCGCCCTCAATGGTCTTTTGCTTGTTGTCGATTTGCATGCCCTTGTAGCCAGTGCCCGAATAGCCAACCATGACGGCTACTTTGCGCTTCGGCCTGCGCTCCTCGGCCGCGACCTCTTCAGCAGGGAAAGCTGAAGGGAGCGCTGGCTTGTCGTTCTCGCCCTTGTCTTGCGCTTCCTTATTGCGCGCCTGCTGCTCTGCATTGCGGCCTCGCCTATCTAATTGCTCGTTGCTTGCTTAGTTAGAGAAACGTATTGGTCAGGGGCAGGCGGACCTACGCGTGCTCCTTACGGCCCATATTTCTCTTCTTATTCGGACGGCTGCCGTGCTGCATGCTGCCACCTCCGCGGCCTCGCCTGcggtcgccgccgccgtccCATTTGCGCTTGCCGTCGCGATTTGACGAGCCGCTATCAGCCATTGTGAGAACTGGGGCCTGCGTGAAAGAGGTCTGCTCGTGGAAATGAGGAGCATGGGAAAGGGAaaagctgcagctgcaggtAAATGTGGGGAAGCTTGCCCATGGAATTTCTCGAACCATGGCACTTGGCGCGGCAGGTACGATGGACGCGCTCACCGCCCGCGGTACCGCTTCTATCATCGCCGCCTCGACTGCTCAGCGCCCAGTCTTCGACTCCACCACACTGTCCCGTCCACTCGCGCGCGGACAGCTATAAACCGGTGGACAGAGAACTAATAGAGCGCCACAAGGTAGACAAAGGCCCGCCTGCGCCACCGTAAGCAGCGATCGAGTCCGGCGCATGCAGATAGAAGCCTTCTCTGCACCCTCATCTCGAGAATATTGTATTCCTAGCTGCCATCAAGCGTAAATCGTCCGAGCCACCGCCATCATGGGAAAGGATCCTTTGGAGACGGCGAAACAGCTCGTCAAGATGGTCGTTCGCATGTTCTACGAGACTGAGCACATTGTCATTCTGGATGCCCTCTGCTACCACGGCGCTTTGCATGTGTCAGACATGGTCTTGATTCTCGACGCGGGCAAGAACTCGAAATACGTCGGCAAGCTGGTGGGTAGGCTGAAGGAAGCAGGCTTGTGCACAACGTATGTGGGGTCTGGAGAGGTAAAGTTGGCCGTGCAGTGCTGACAGACACAGCTACACCGAGCAAGTCAAGCGTGACGGTGCAACAAAACTCTCAAACCGCGAATGGTACTACATCGATTATCGCCGTGCCATCGACTCGACCAAATACCGCATTCACAAGATGCATGAGCGGATCAACAAGGACGCAAAGCCCACAACAGAGAAAGCAGAGCTTTCTTGTAAGCGTTGCAAGTCTCAATACACTATGATGGACGTGCTCGACAACGCCGATCCCATGGGTCGAGCATCAGGGTTCTTGTGCATGAAGTGCAGCTTCCCTCTGGACGAGATTGATGAGGGCAACCAGCACGACGCCGATGACACCCCTGCGAGATTCAACAAGCATTTCAAACCACTGCTTGATATGATGAAGATTATCGACGAGCTGAAGATTCCGTTGATTGAAGGCAAAGATGCGGTCGACACCAAGATCGAACTACCTCGCGACAAAATCATCGATCCGGGTACCAAGCTGGAGGTTGTGGATATGAACTACACAAGGCCTACTGCTGTCAAGGGTCTTGCTGCAGAGCGCGAGAAGATCAACGTCCAGATCGCCTCGACTGCAGAGGAGAACGAGAAGCAGCAAGCTGCGGATAGGGCCCGCCAGGAGAAGATTGCTTCACAAAACCAGCTACCGTCCTGGCACACGGAGTCTACCGTCATCAAGGATACCGGCGGGACTGTTTCTGGTGTCAAGCAGGAGAGCAACGGCGCGAGCGGAACTACTATCAAGACAGAGCAGGCCGATGGCATTACCACGACGCAGAACCTTGACGATGTGTTTGCTCAGATCGAGGCTGAACGCCGCAAgaaagagcaagaagaagacgatgacgaagacgaagacgacgacgatgatgaatTCGAGGACGTGGCCGTTGGTACGCCGAGTGAGCTTCCCGGTGCCAAGCGCGTCAAAGTCGAGACATCTGCTGCGCCTACACCGTCCAATGTGGCGACACCGGCCGACTCTAATGGCAACGGTGGTGAGGAGAGCGAAGAGGATGAGTTTGAAGACGTTTGATTCGTTTATTGCATAGCGTTGGCGTTGTGGCTTACTGGTGATTTCGAGAGATGCTGTACCGCATGTTAAGGCGTTGGATATCAAAAATAAAGAGGGAAGACATCTATGGTCTCAAGGAAGGAACCCTGAAGAATCTTTTTTTCACTTCGCAACACGAAATTGCGCTTCAATAGACACACTATTGTACCAACAAAATACGTATACCTTCGTAGACATTCGCAACTCAACGCTCGTGCGCACAAGCCACATCAAAGTGACAGCTAGGCGATCCCACCTCATCTCCCCGCGTGCTACACTTGAACCTCCGCATCTACCCCCACCAACGCCACTACACCTCTGCTGCACATACAATCGCGTCGCCGATGGAAGCCAGATAATCGACGATATCACAATGGCGAAATCACTATCAGCACTTCTGGCGCAAGCTTCTATTGAGGATCACGAAGAAACCCTACGAGCCGCCAACGCCGAGATcaagaagaacaagagcAATGTAGATGCTCAGCACGCGAAAGCGGTTGCGCTGCTGCATCTAGACGACTTTGAGGGCGCACTTAAGGTTTTCGACGACGTGAAGGAGCTGCAGCAGAAGGCGCAATTCGAGTACGCATACACGCTGTACAAGACTGGAGACGCGGCAAAAGCTGTACAGATCGCACAGAGCTCAGGATCGAACACTTCAGACCGAAAGACACAGCACATCCTTGCCCAGGCTGTAGGTGCTCTCAACGCCATATCGTGCTTCCGCGGCTAACAGGCGCAGGCATACCGGTCAGAGAACTTCGCACAAGCAGCAAAGGTCTACAAGGAGCTCGCAAACCACCACGTCGAACACGAAGCCTTCGACATCAACATTAACTCGGGAGCCGTGGACGCTCAATTGGAGTGGACGGGCCAAGGCGAGCTGGCGCAAAAGAAGAAGCCCACCAGGGAAGATCTTGAGGCGTTCGAGACAGCATTCAACGCGGCATGTGGAAGCATCTCGAGAGGCGAACTGGCGCAGGGAGAGGTGTGCCTGAAGAGGGCCAAGGACCTGTGCAACGCCGTGTCAGACTTCAGtgaagaggagaagaaggccgAGATCCTGCCCATTACTGTGCAGCAGGTCTTCGTGCTGACACAGATGGGCAAGCTTGACGAGGCAGAACAGCTGGCTACCACCATTCCATTTGCCGAGTGAGTGCAGACAGCAGCTTTACTTCCGGCTTCAAGACTAACAACATGCAGCATCAAGGATCTGTCCGTCCGCTACATCGCACAAGTCAACAGCATCGCCGCATCGAAAGAGCACTCGAACCCATACCTGTCACACCGTCTGTTTCACTCATCGCCGAAACCGCCCGTTACGAACCAGCACTTTTCGTTCCAAGCAAACATCCTTCAACAGGACGAATACGTTATTTCGCTCCTATCGCAGAAGAATGCCGGTGTTGCATCGACCACTGAGAAGGTTATTGCAGCATCGTCAGCCCCATCTCTATCGCCAGCCGTCAACATGGCCGGTGTCATCAATGCCGCCGCTCACACACGCAACGCCGAAACTGAGAAGGCAGCTCTGAAGGAGATCCTACCCTTGTTGGAGAAGAGGCCCAACGACGTCGGCCTGATCCTGACAATTGCGCATCTCTACATCATTACCAACAACTATGCCGCGGCCACTCACCTTCTGGAATCGTTTTTCAGGCGTCTTGAGCAGAGCGGCTCTGCATCCGACCTCGATGTGCGATTTGCACCTGGCCTGATCGCCTCGCTTGTTTCGCTATACGCACAGCAAGGGCGTCCGGGGGCAGCAAAGTCTGAACTCGCGAAAGCAGCAGAGTACTGGAGAAAGCCGCACAAGTCCAAGACAGAGGCCCCCTCCAAGTCCCTTATGGTTGCAGCCGGCACCGCACTTCTTGACACCCACAGCCCCGAAAACGCAAAGGCAGCTGGTGCCATCTTTCAAAGTCTTCACGAGCAGGACGATGAAGACCGCGCCGCCATTGCCGGACTAATCGCCGCGCAAAGCATCTACGACCCCTCCGCTATCCCCGCAGACCTTCTTGCCTACCTCCCTGAAGCCAATCGCCTGGTCGCTGACATCGATGCCGCTGCTCTTGAGTCCGCAGGTGTCCCCGTCGGCACCCTCACAACTACAAACCTCGCCGCCGAGGCCCGCAAGCGCAGCACCGCACCCACAAAAACCATTGCACCGCGATCGAAGCGGTTACGCAAGGCACGCATGCCCAAGGACTTCGATCCGAACAAGAAGATCGACGCCGAGAGATGGCTGCCGATGCGCGATCGCACGTACTACCGTCCAAAGGGCAAGAAAGGGAAGAAGAGGGCCGAGGGACTCACCCAGGGCGGGCCGGTCgcagaggagaagaaggccgATGCTGGCGTTAAGAAGGACCAAGggaaggcgaagaagaagggcaagggcaagaagTAGAGTGTCATGGGAAGAGAGAGGGGAAGCGAAGCAAGTCTAGCTGTATAGTTGAACGAGAGGGCTGTAGGCTGTGTACAGCTGGAAACCAACAGTTCAAACATCACCCCCTCTTTGCCACGCTACCTAGACCACAGACACCAGACCCTCCGCTGAGGTCTTCTCACACTGCAAACCCCCGTCTGCGCGGCAATCTGGTCTACTGACGATTTGGCACTGCAATCTCCAGCGCGGACAGTCTCCAGCACGGACGCGGACCACGACACGCCAGCACCAGTCTTCCGTGAGAACAGGCAACGTAGTCTCGACGGACACACACTGCAACCTCGAGCGCGCAAGGGCAGTCGACGTTGAGCTTTGCTCGCTATTGGCCCATGGTCGGGAATGTCAGAAGGCGGGGAAGGAGACACAAACGCTGACCAACCAAAACTCTTTCTTGCTTGGGCGAAGCTACTACCTACATAACATACTACACCGACCATATATATATGTTTTTTTTTGTCGCTCTCTCTCTCGCTCTCTGTCGCACTCTACCTTCGAAACAACGGCGCTAAGCAGGCCCAAAACAAGTCATGCCATCGTGTCGTATTGCAACGCAACGCAACGCCGAAACCACAGAAACAACTACTTTCGCGAACTCGCCATCTCGCCGTACCGTCCTCGCTGCTGTGTGGTGTCGTACGCCTGCAGAACTCTCGCTTGACTCTCATCTGTTTGTGAGAAGGCGTAACCGCGCTGCTTGCGCATGCGCTGGACTTGTCGGACCTTGCGAATGGCTTTTTGGAATTGCTCCATCCTGCTCCAACGTTAGTTTTCAGTTCCTGCCAACAGGGTCTTCTGGGTGACGTACCTTGGTCGGTAATCCTGGATGTTGTACTTCTGGATCTCCTGCACGTGATGGTAGCTCTGCGGAAAGTACATGCGCTTAGCGTACTTCCATGCAAAGTCTCTGATCAGACAGAGCGGTGGCAGCACCAGGACCATAGCCCAGAACCTCGGGTCCGGAAACAAGCGTTCAATGACACCAACGTATTCGGTCGAGATATTGACCATGGGCGCTACAGTCGCGTAAATCGGCATGAGAATGAACCAGAGAACGAACGACCCCGGGATGGCAAGGAATGTGTACTTGGTCCAGATGTTGGTGATGAGGCCGGCTTTGAGAAGCACCGTGGCCAAGTTGGCGGTATACGACGCGGCACCCCATGTCCAATGACCGGCGTTTCGGCCGTCCCACTGTGGCCAGTCCCAGAGGATGATGGCTTGGGAACCGAAGTAGAGGATAAGAGAGTGGTAAAAGCCATTTGCGACCCACGACCAGAACGAGTGCATCTTGAAGAAGACACCTGACTGACTAAGACGGTAGAGCTGTGGGTAGCGGTCGAGTAGGCGAGCGCTGATGAACTGGTCGAAGATTCCGAGGACGAAGGGCGGCGCGGCCGTGAAGAAGACGTTGTAGAAGGTGAGGGTCCAGGATTCGTAGATGATCTGTCCCGAGAAGGCGTTTTGGAAGGCGTACCAGAACTGTGTCATGAACATGGCAATGTTCTTGTAAAAAGAATAGAGGATGACCTTGCTGACTCGCTGGTAGCTCCAGGCGCCGTGGACAAGGAGCAGCTTGCGCAGGTAGCGGAACTGACCGATCGAGATATCTGCACTTCGAGCTGCCTGGAGACCTTCCATACCACTGATACCGACGCCAACGTGAGCGGCTTGGATCATAGACACATCGTTCGCACCATCACCAATGGCTAGCAGGATGGCTTTCAGATGGCGCTTCACAAGCTTGACGACGAGGGCTTTTTGGAGCGGAGAGACACGGCAGCAGATGAGAGCCTTGCACCTGACAGCCAGGTCCAAGAATTGCTTCTCGAGGTCGCGTTCCAATGCATAGGTGAGTGACTTTCCGTCGATGACCAGAGCCAAGACGTCCATTTCCGCACCTCCCTGTCCCTGGCTCATGATGGCGTTGTACTTCTTAGCGATGTTGTCCCTTGTCGCTTCCTTTGACTCTTCGTTGATGATGAGCAGACTCATGTCTTCACTGATCAATTTACAACTCATGCCGATGTTGATAGCAGTCTCTTGTCGATCACCAGTCAAGACCCAAATCTTGATGCCTGCAGATTGCAGAGTAGCGATTGTGTCCGGTACACCGTCTTGTAGCTTGTCCTCGATAGCGGTGGCACCGAGCAATGTGAAATCATGCTCGATGAGCTCAGCGGCCTTGTCAAGCTCTTCGGCACGGTTGCCGCTTACTGTGGTCTGGGCCGTGTTGTAGATCTGCCACCATTCTTGGTACTCGGCTTCCGAGACTTCGCGCATAGCGAGACACAGCGTTCGAAGACCTTCAGCAGCGTACTCCTCAAGATGCGTCAACGTCGTCTCAACATGTGGGTTGTTGTCCTTTGACAATCGTTCTAAGATGACCGTATCTGCGCCCTTGCAGTAGCAGACAATCTTGCCCTCGGGCGTGCGGAAGATGGTGGACATGCGCTTTCTTGTCGAGTTGAACTCGCACACGGCCAACAGCTCATACTCCTTCCTTTGACCATCGACCTCCATAATGACAGCTCGCGGTTTTCTTGCCGTGAACTTGTACCCTAGCGTTACCGCACCTTCCACCAATGCACCTTCGTCGGGAGAGGCAGCTTGGTACTTGATCACATCCTTTTCTCCACCTCGCTCAGGTATGACTGTGTGACATGTCGAGAGCAGTGTAAGGAACTGGTCGATGATGTACTTGTTTCGGTGCGTCCTGCGGTTGTTTTCAAGCTGCTTGAAGTCATGAATGCCGACCTCAACGCCGTCCTCCATGGTAGCTCTCCTGTCTTCAGGGATTTCATCGGCGTACTGTATGCCAGCAATGGATGCTTGCTTGAATTCCATCACGTTGCAAGTCAGCGTACCGGTCTTGTCAGAAAAGATGTACTCGATCTGACCAAGCTCTTCCACCAGGGACGACGTTCGACAGTTTGCAGGTGTATCTGTGGGTTCGTAGTAGATATCCAGATCTGAGTCTATTAGAGAACCCGTGTAGTACTTGACAATCTCAATCGTGACGAAAAGTGAGATGGGTACCAAATTCGAATACAGGACCCAGTAGGTCAGCAGGTCGGAGAAGAACTGCTTTGCGCCATTGAAGTCTTCCAGTCGCAAGTATTCGAGGTTCTTCGCTCGAGATGATCGTGTAACCACGTCACCGATGGAGCTGATGATACTAAGACCCACGAGGATAATGACAAGCATGAGAATCTGCTTGTTGACCATTCTTTCTACTGCAGTTGTCTTGATGGGCGTTGCGGTAGCGTTCCTCATAAGTTTCGTCTCGTGACCCGTGAACACAACAACACCGTGAATCCATTGCGTGTTACGGAGTGTGGCACCACGCAACAACAGCTGGTCAGGCTGCAGGGGCAGCTCCTTTTCGCCCCCTCCAGCTGCGATGGTCAACGTGGCTTCGTACGTATACAAGCTGCTGTTGGGTTGCTCTGATCGAATCTTGCCGCCGAGGCGACCCAGATCAGAGGGACTAACAAAGTCAGCTGTCTCCGGAATTGCTTGCTTGATTTTGAGGTTGGTTTCTCCATCTAAGTTGGCGGTCTCGATGTAGCACAAGCCTTCGGGCTCAGATGAGGCAAGCAGAACAAGATCAGCAGGGAAAGGCTGTTCGGACTCGACTCGTATAATGTCGCCCACAGCAACGTTGATCCACTTTGCGTCCTCAAACGATGAACCCTTCAGCACCTGCGCCTTCGAGTTGTTCAACTGTGCGTCGGACTGTTTCCGCCTGTAGTCTTCCACGTACTCCTTGACCGCGGACACGAGCAAGACAATGAACAGCGGGACAATGGTGGTGTATCTCGAAGTAGGTGAGATTCCGGGTATCTGTTGCAAAACGGCAGTGAACAAGAAAAACAAATTGGCGTATTTGGAGAACTGTTCGTACAGGAACTTGGGCAGGAAGGTGACGAGGTTGTACTTTGTGGTGGAAACGTGATTGTCGACGTATCTGTTGGCGGCGTTGGCGGGAGGGTTGTTGAGCTGGATCATCCTGGGTCCTAGGGTCGATGGGTCCGGTGCTCCTCTCCCAAATCCAAACTTGAAGGTTCCTGACGTGCGCTTCTTCGTCTTGGCGGAGTGGCCATCGTCGTATGCGCTCGCACTCGACTGACCCTGCTGCGCCGCATGCTCGGTCAGCGGCAGATCCATCTCCGAGTATTCGTTGCCCTTTCCAAATATGTTTTTGACTCGACCAGTGAGGCCGCCGCCGAGGCTCAGGATACTATTCCGGTTGTGGTTCTTCTTGGAAGCGCCTCGCTGCAGGCCAGGCGACGTAGGGTCGAAGGCGCTGCCGGCGGCATAGTAGCCCTGGGTGGAGCGGCCGTCATCTTCAATGGGTATGTCGGCGTCGGAGTAGCGCTGGTAGTTGTTCAAATCTGAAGTCTGCGAGTAGGCTCTGCTTCCGGCCTGCAGATAGGGCGCCTGGCCGGTGGGTACGGGTGCGCCAGGCCCTCCCGGCAGACTCGACGTGTTCGTGTTCGTGTTCGTGttcgtggtcgtggtcggtCGGCCTCCACCGACAAAGTCATCGTAGGAGACGGACGGCCGGCCTTGCGGCGCAGTGTCGGTGCTTTCGATGTCGAAGCGGTGGAGGAGGTCATCGTCGTTTACGGGGGGACGGGCGCCCGAGTAGTACGGCTGCGGTTCATCCAAGTCGATCAGGTTGTCGTTGTGAGACGGCGGTCCACCTCCAGGCCGGCCGGCCATTGCGGCCGAGAGATGCGTGAAGCACTATCCGCGCAGCTCTGCTGCTGTCCAGGCGCATGCGAGTCTCCCAGGCTCCGCGGGCGTTCCTCGGGTGCAGCGTCGAGTTGCGGGCGAGGCTGGACGTGGTTGCGTGGTTGCGTGGTTGCGTGGTGCGCGTCGCGGGTTGCGGGTTGCGGGTTGCGGAGCTGCGTAGCTGCGTAAGCTATCCTGGAATAGTAACACAGCGGGCCAACGTTGGCGCTGTAGTTGCGGGCTGCGAGGAATGTGCAGGTGTCGCCCACCCAGAACCACTCGTACAGGGAAAGTGTGCGTTAGACGCTAGATGTTGGACGTGACGGCGACGGGAACGAGCTCGAATGGCTCCACGTCTCAAGAGCAAATGCAATGTTTCGGAGACTTTGGCGGGCTGGGGGTCTCAGTAGGCAGGTGGCAGTGCTTACCTCGTACCCTGGccctgactgactgactaACTACCAGCGGCGACCTGAAGGTGCACAAGAGAAGCCCTACCACGTTTCTTCCAGGAACCAAAGCCACCTtcacaccaccaccaccaccaccaccaccaccaccaggGCCCAGCACGGTACACTGTGTGCCCATGTGCGCCGCCTTCATCGACACCAGCTGCGCGTATCTTGCTTCGCCGCGCCGCACACCCGTCCATGCTGATGCCTGCTGCACGTTCGACGTTACGTTGCGCCCAGTGCCAAGTCCTTGTCCACCTCGAAGCTGAGATCGCCTCTCGCAACATGCTCTGCCCTTGGCGCCTCACAGCTGAAGATTGTCGTTGCTGGTCCCAACATTGCAATACGATGATGGTGCTGAACAATGCAGTACATTAATAGTGCTAAACATTGCAACATAATAATATTGTAATACAATAACGGTGCTGACCATTGCAATTTAATAATAGTGCTGAACATTGCAAGTCAATAATGATGCTGAACATTGCAATTTAATAATAGTGCTAAACATTACcataacgtgtttcaccagtaagcggccaacaccagtatccggccaaccccaccaaaacgcGTCAAACTTCTTTCATCCCAACTGTGATGGCTCAACCACAACGTACTTAAGCCTCCCTTACAGAGGGTAGATGCCTTCTTGCTGCCTCTGCTGTTAAATTAGGACGCGTTTAGTTAAAAAATAGGGCTGCTTTACTCTACCAGGTGCCTTGTACAACactctgctgctgcctctAAGGTATTAAGTTAAAAGACGCAACAACGTCTGTTAACCTTAAGCTTAGCCCTGTTAAAGAGCAGTCCCTTATTTAGTAGATCTTAGACCTTAATTGTTATAGATTTCTACCCTAGATTATTAA is a genomic window containing:
- a CDS encoding Signal recognition particle subunit SRP72 — its product is MAKSLSALLAQASIEDHEETLRAANAEIKKNKSNVDAQHAKAVALLHLDDFEGALKVFDDVKELQQKAQFEYAYTLYKTGDAAKAVQIAQSSGSNTSDRKTQHILAQAAYRSENFAQAAKVYKELANHHVEHEAFDININSGAVDAQLEWTGQGELAQKKKPTREDLEAFETAFNAACGSISRGELAQGEVCLKRAKDLCNAVSDFSEEEKKAEILPITVQQVFVLTQMGKLDEAEQLATTIPFADIKDLSVRYIAQVNSIAASKEHSNPYLSHRLFHSSPKPPVTNQHFSFQANILQQDEYVISLLSQKNAGVASTTEKVIAASSAPSLSPAVNMAGVINAAAHTRNAETEKAALKEILPLLEKRPNDVGLILTIAHLYIITNNYAAATHLLESFFRRLEQSGSASDLDVRFAPGLIASLVSLYAQQGRPGAAKSELAKAAEYWRKPHKSKTEAPSKSLMVAAGTALLDTHSPENAKAAGAIFQSLHEQDDEDRAAIAGLIAAQSIYDPSAIPADLLAYLPEANRLVADIDAAALESAGVPVGTLTTTNLAAEARKRSTAPTKTIAPRSKRLRKARMPKDFDPNKKIDAERWLPMRDRTYYRPKGKKGKKRAEGLTQGGPVAEEKKADAGVKKDQGKAKKKGKGKK
- a CDS encoding P-type phospholipid transporter; translation: MAGRPGGGPPSHNDNLIDLDEPQPYYSGARPPVNDDDLLHRFDIESTDTAPQGRPSVSYDDFVGGGRPTTTTNTNTNTNTSSLPGGPGAPVPTGQAPYLQAGSRAYSQTSDLNNYQRYSDADIPIEDDGRSTQGYYAAGSAFDPTSPGLQRGASKKNHNRNSILSLGGGLTGRVKNIFGKGNEYSEMDLPLTEHAAQQGQSSASAYDDGHSAKTKKRTSGTFKFGFGRGAPDPSTLGPRMIQLNNPPANAANRYVDNHVSTTKYNLVTFLPKFLYEQFSKYANLFFLFTAVLQQIPGISPTSRYTTIVPLFIVLLVSAVKEYVEDYRRKQSDAQLNNSKAQVLKGSSFEDAKWINVAVGDIIRVESEQPFPADLVLLASSEPEGLCYIETANLDGETNLKIKQAIPETADFVSPSDLGRLGGKIRSEQPNSSLYTYEATLTIAAGGGEKELPLQPDQLLLRGATLRNTQWIHGVVVFTGHETKLMRNATATPIKTTAVERMVNKQILMLVIILVGLSIISSIGDVVTRSSRAKNLEYLRLEDFNGAKQFFSDLLTYWVLYSNLVPISLFVTIEIVKYYTGSLIDSDLDIYYEPTDTPANCRTSSLVEELGQIEYIFSDKTGTLTCNVMEFKQASIAGIQYADEIPEDRRATMEDGVEVGIHDFKQLENNRRTHRNKYIIDQFLTLLSTCHTVIPERGGEKDVIKYQAASPDEGALVEGAVTLGYKFTARKPRAVIMEVDGQRKEYELLAVCEFNSTRKRMSTIFRTPEGKIVCYCKGADTVILERLSKDNNPHVETTLTHLEEYAAEGLRTLCLAMREVSEAEYQEWWQIYNTAQTTVSGNRAEELDKAAELIEHDFTLLGATAIEDKLQDGVPDTIATLQSAGIKIWVLTGDRQETAINIGMSCKLISEDMSLLIINEESKEATRDNIAKKYNAIMSQGQGGAEMDVLALVIDGKSLTYALERDLEKQFLDLAVRCKALICCRVSPLQKALVVKLVKRHLKAILLAIGDGANDVSMIQAAHVGVGISGMEGLQAARSADISIGQFRYLRKLLLVHGAWSYQRVSKVILYSFYKNIAMFMTQFWYAFQNAFSGQIIYESWTLTFYNVFFTAAPPFVLGIFDQFISARLLDRYPQLYRLSQSGVFFKMHSFWSWVANGFYHSLILYFGSQAIILWDWPQWDGRNAGHWTWGAASYTANLATVLLKAGLITNIWTKYTFLAIPGSFVLWFILMPIYATVAPMVNISTEYVGVIERLFPDPRFWAMVLVLPPLCLIRDFAWKYAKRMYFPQSYHHVQEIQKYNIQDYRPRMEQFQKAIRKVRQVQRMRKQRGYAFSQTDESQARVLQAYDTTQQRGRYGEMASSRK